From the Nitrospira sp. genome, the window CTTCATCGTGCACATGCACAAACACAAGCCCGAATCCCGTAGCGTCTGTCCATCGGACCTCGGCGACTTCCACCGTCAAGGGCTCATAGGGCGCAGGAAACTCGACCTGGAGCGACAAGCACGCTCGAGGAGGAAGAGAGGCCTCGCTCACGACATGGCAGCCTTCCTTAGACAGGCTGGTGATCAACCCGCTTCCGTCCACGGATTGGCCGGAAAACGTCAGAGGCACCTGGATTTCATAACGGGGACTATCGCGGCGCTCCACATGGTCCTTTCATCGCAGGGGGCCGTGCGGCCGACCCGAGCCGAGTCACGAAATGGATACGCTGTTCGCGTCTCGAAATCAACCGCCATCCCGACAGCAGCCTCGGCTCCCGTATCGGGAAGGATACGGCGCCGTATCTGTTTTGACCTTCGCTGCCCGCACAGGTTCGGTCATACCGGGCGCCTTACCGGCCATCCCATTGGATCAGGACTGGTATCCATCGGCCACAGCCCAATACAGACTGGCACAGGGGTTGCTGCATCCTATGCGTAGAATCACGTTAACTCTCACTGCAGGAGGCTCCGTATGGAACTAGGACTGGACATACTCATCGCCATCGCCGCGTTCTCTGCCTTGATCACCTACTGGATCACAGACATCCTGCGCCAAGGGTGAATGACATACTTCAGAACGAGCGGAGGCCATCGCGCTCTCGGTGTAGCTGTGGGAGCGACAGAGGTGAGGAGATTCTCCATGTTTTCCATGAAATACTTACAGATTTCACAAGGTTCCAAGTGGAAAACCCTCGCGTTGCTGGTGCTGATCGTTCTGCCC encodes:
- a CDS encoding PilZ domain-containing protein encodes the protein MERRDSPRYEIQVPLTFSGQSVDGSGLITSLSKEGCHVVSEASLPPRACLSLQVEFPAPYEPLTVEVAEVRWTDATGFGLVFVHVHDEEHARLQKFIDWLKRTQNN